In the genome of Cyanobacteriota bacterium, the window CCACCAGCTTTGTTAATTTCCTCGATCGCCAGTTGTTCAGCATCGACTACACTCTTTTCCGAGATTGCCATCGTGCCACTCAGTGAATGCAGAATGCCTACCTTAATCGTACCTCCACTGGCAGGAGACGCTGCTGGTGACTCACCCGTTGGACTAGAGCCAGTCGGTGTTGGGGAAGCACAAGCCTTCAACAAAACGCTGGTTCCCAGTGCAGCAGAGCCATACACTAAGAACTTTCGTCTACCAAACTGATTTGTCATAAGACAACAAATTCTCCTCAAAAAACACTAAGCAGAGACTGTAACCACAATGCAACGTTGTCCATAAAAACTCCTGAAACAGCTAGTTTTCCTAAACCAGCAGAACCAGCCAACAGACCAGCTAGTCATTTAGCTAATCTATGCATTCAATGCGTTGCGAACCAAAGGGGAGTGAGGACGATGTTTCTGAGTCTTCGCAGAGGACAGAACGAAATAGTAGGGCTACTGTTTAGGGAGAATTGTTATATACGCTACAAAAAGGATCTTCTATAGTGCAACTGAAGTGTTGGCTCGCTAGCACGTAAAATAAGGTTACTCACCATGGGCAAACAAACGGGTTTTGACTTGGATTCTAGCCCCCGCAACCTCTGGGGAATAAGGGGCTGAGAGCTGGTGCTAACTTGTTGTGGATGATCTATGATTCGTGACAACCATGAACCTCGATGGTGGACGATCGTTCGCCTGTTGCGCTGGGACAAGCCTGAAGGACGCTTGATCCTGATGTTGCCTGCTTTATGGGCACTAGTGCTAGCGGCTAAAGGGCAACCAGAACCGTTATTAGTTGTAGTGATTGTGCTGGGTAGTTTGGCGACGAGTGCTGCTGGATGTGTTGTCAACGATCTGTGGGATCGAGACATTGATCCCCAGGTACAGCGGACACTCAACCGTCCCCTTGCCTCCAGAGCACTGTCGGTTACAACTGGCATTGTGGTGGCGATCGTTGCCTTTGCCTGTGCCCTGGGGCTAGCTATCTACCTGAATCCCTGGCGTAATCCCTTGAGCTTTTGGCTATGTGTAGCAGCGGTGCCAGTCATTATTGTCTATCCGTTGATGAAGCGGGTATTTCCTATTCCCCAGTTGGTGTTGTCGATCGCGTGGGGCTTTGCAGTTTTGATTAGCTGGACAGCCGTAACCACTCGGCTAGAACTGGGAACTTGGTTACTCTGGGCAGCTACAGTGCTTTGGACGATGGGTTTTGACACCATCTACGCTATGGCAGACCGTGAAGACGATCGCCGCATTGGCATCAACTCTAGCGCACTATTGTTCGGTCGTGCAGTTCCCCACGTAGTGGGCAGCTTTTTCTTCGGCACAGTTGCTCTGCTGTCTTGTTTAGGAGTTGTGTTAAAGCTGACGCTCGGCTTTTGGGTAATGCTAGTGTTAGCGGCTCTAGGTTGGGCACATCAATATCGACGGCTACAGCGCAATCAGTTATCAGCCGCTGACTATGGCCAGATGTTTCGTCAAAACGTTTGGATAGGTTTCCTGCTGTTAGTAGGTATGGAAATTGGGTTGTTGCTGTAGGCATGGCTGGCTGGTATTGAGTCATAATCCATACCGAGTTTGCTGTCTTAAGGCATGATGTAAGTAAATGGTTGTATGA includes:
- a CDS encoding 4-hydroxybenzoate solanesyltransferase, producing MIRDNHEPRWWTIVRLLRWDKPEGRLILMLPALWALVLAAKGQPEPLLVVVIVLGSLATSAAGCVVNDLWDRDIDPQVQRTLNRPLASRALSVTTGIVVAIVAFACALGLAIYLNPWRNPLSFWLCVAAVPVIIVYPLMKRVFPIPQLVLSIAWGFAVLISWTAVTTRLELGTWLLWAATVLWTMGFDTIYAMADREDDRRIGINSSALLFGRAVPHVVGSFFFGTVALLSCLGVVLKLTLGFWVMLVLAALGWAHQYRRLQRNQLSAADYGQMFRQNVWIGFLLLVGMEIGLLL
- a CDS encoding ABC transporter substrate-binding protein — its product is MTNQFGRRKFLVYGSAALGTSVLLKACASPTPTGSSPTGESPAASPASGGTIKVGILHSLSGTMAISEKSVVDAEQLAIEEINKAGG